From Fusarium fujikuroi IMI 58289 draft genome, chromosome FFUJ_chr07, a single genomic window includes:
- a CDS encoding related to cyanovirin-N family protein yields MVNFHESSSDIELEDGHILVAQCNDADGEPQESRLDLDYYIGNNDGAFYWGGEGFSGSASDITFSLEGDDNVPVLRALLNPVDGDPVEADLNLAECIGNDNGTLVFVPPQ; encoded by the exons ATGGTCAACTTCCACGAGAGCTCTTCTGAcatcgagcttgaggatggtcACATCCTCGTCGCTCAGTGTAACGATGCTGATGGTGAGCCTCAAGAGTCTCGTCTTGATCTCGACTACTACATTGGCAACAACGACGGTGCCTTCTACTGGGGTGGCGAGG GCTTCTCTGGCTCTGCTTCTGACATCACCTTCTCACTTGAGGGCGACGACAACGTCCCTGTCCTCCGCGCTCTTCTCAACCCCGTTGATGGTGACCCCGTCGAGGCTGACCTCAACCTCGCTGAGTGCATCGGCAATGACAACGGCACTCTCGTCTTCG TCCCTCCCCAGTAA
- a CDS encoding related to HOL1 protein, producing the protein MVSFKEAFGLSSLEVEVATPPGTVQIHREQEDAGHVVVSGHMTDDPRDPLNLPTWHKIAALCVASLYGFVANYTSGVIAPAFNLWPMFFPKDPRTISELTKLIAVNILFIGAANIWWVPLSNWMGRRPVLIIATAILTFCTLWCALATSYESLLVARIFQGIGGAAADTVAPALIGDMFPIHQRGRAMAVYTIMLVVGPLTGGITGGYIVYQQGWKPIFWVCLALSATCLVGAIFFVPETLYIRSAPVEGVTDPETEKNAQFGKNEHVEDKQSVTGGEQHITYSAYGYVQSLGFSKPRGSLLKQFIQPWKTLAFPGTWVVMLHYAGLVGGIVTISTIGPQIMASPPYLWKANAGLINIGAVIGGVIGYVYTHMLADGRLVKKASKTRNGVAESEDRLPTLFFPLFIATCGFLVFGFCAKNPGGHTWVGLQVGYGMVSFGLMQVPSVGFNYLIDSYHSLAADCFTMVTILRSIIAFAWTFFVADWVQKSGAAEPFGIFGMLMGIFSLMTVPLWMYGKRMRIATAEQVLRWQGY; encoded by the exons ATGGTCTCCTTCAAAGAAGCCTTTGGCCTGTCCTCGCTTGAAGTCGAGGTTGCGACGCCTCCTGGCACAGTCCAGATTCACA GGGAGCAGGAAGATGCAGGCCATGTGGTTGTTAGCGGCCATATGACGGATGATCCTCGAGATCCCCTCAATTTACCGACATGGCATAAAATCGCTGCTCTGTGCGTTGCCTCGCTGTATGGCTTCGTCGCGAATTACACAAGCGGTGTCATCGCGCCTGCTTTTAACCTATGGCCCATGTTCTTTCCGAAGGATCCGAGAACGATCTCTGAACTCACCAAGTTGATTGCT GTCAAcattctcttcatcggcgCGGCTAATATCTGGTGGGTTCCCTTGTCCAACTGGATGGGCCGACGAcctgtcctcatcatcgccacgGCAATTCTCACGTTTTGCACTCTTTGGTGTGCGCTTGCAACGTCGTATGAGTCCCTCCTTGTTGCTCGCATCTTCCAGGGTATTGGAGGTGCGGCTGCAGACACTGTTGCCCCCGCTCTTATTGGAGATATGTTCCCTATCCATCAGCGTGGACGAGCCATG GCCGTCTACACCATCATGCTCGTCGTCGGGCCTCTCACAGGTGGCATCACAGGAGGATACATCGTCTACCAACAGGGCTGGAAGCCCATCTTCTGGGTCTGTCTCGCCCTCTCCGCGACTTGCCTCGTCggcgccatcttcttcgtccccGAGACCCTGTATATACGAAGCGCACCCGTCGAAGGCGTCACGGACCccgagaccgagaagaaTGCCCAGTTTGGCAAGAACGAGCACGTCGAGGATAAGCAGTCCGTCACCGGGGGTGAACAGCACATCACGTACTCGGCCTACGGCTACGTCCAGTCTTTGGGCTTCAGCAAGCCTCGGGGAAGTCTGCTGAAGCAGTTCATCCAGCCCTGGAAGACTCTCGCTTTCCCTGGTACTTGGGTGGTGATGCTTCACTATGCTGGGCTTGTTGGTGGTATCGTCACTATTTCGACCATTGGACCTCAGATTATGGCGAGCCCGCCTTATCTTTGGAAGGCTAATGCTGGCCTGATCAACATTGGTGCTGTCATTGGCGGCGTGATCGGTTATGTGTACACGCACATGCTTGCTGATGGCAGACTTGTAAAGAAGGCCAGCAAGACACGAAACGGTGTGGCCGAGTCTGAAGACCGATTgccaactctcttcttccctctATTTATCGCAACTTGTGGCTTTTTGGTGTTTGGATTCTGCGCCAAGAACCCTGGAGGACATACCTGGGTTGGACTCCAAGTTGGCTATGGCATGGTCAGTTTTGGTCTGATGCAGGTTCCATCTGTTGGCTTCAACTAC TTGATCGACTCTTATCACTCCCTGGCAGCAGATTGCTTCACCATGGTCACGATCCTGCGTTCTATTATCGCATTTGCTTGGACGTTCTTTGTAGCTGACTGGGTTCAAAAGAGCGGAGCTGCAGAGCCCTTTGGAATCTTTGGAATGCTGATGGGTATCTTTTCTCTGATGACTGTTCCTCTTTGGATGTATGGAAAGCGTATGAGGATTGCTACGGCAGAACAGGTTCTTCGATGGCAGGGCTACTAG